Proteins from a genomic interval of Zingiber officinale cultivar Zhangliang chromosome 1B, Zo_v1.1, whole genome shotgun sequence:
- the LOC122051271 gene encoding pentatricopeptide repeat-containing protein At2g03380, mitochondrial-like — protein MRLLRGLKANASLQNPSSSHLSKTLPPIFRTKPLNPSSQEAGSSLSLTQQLHLYLPLQSISPNPFLSLLSSCTDTLTLSKIHGFILVHGLNNHLPCQTKLFSCYASLADLESARKVFDRIPDPDLYSWKVLFRGFILNEQYREAIWYYSQMRCRFCGHDNIIFSRVLKACIELLDLDEGKKLHGHIIKVGDPDCFVLNNLIDMYAKCGDMDSSRRLFDGTQDRNAISWATVISGYAHNDCGAEALRFFNHMQRSNNELDEYTVVSLLTSCSVIGALHQGKWVHGCAIKLGMCTNPFVGSALVDMYAKRGDITDARYVFDEFKNMDAISWTAMIVGYTQRNYPQDALKLFSDKKWMVLVPNSVTISSILSAAAQLRDMKLGSSIHSLGLKLGVEKCLVVMNALIDMYAKCCMLFEANSIFKGVHCKDIVTWNAMVAGHSQNHQGVEALSLFNTMRSEGCSPDAVTVVCAISSCISLGDFLLGSCFHAYSIMFGFLTNIHVGTALLNFYNKYGDVKLANRIFHEMIERNTVTWCAMLGGYGMQGDYAGSVDIFKKMLKEDLQPNDATFTTILSLCSHTGMVDAGREYFNSMSEHYKIAPSMKHYACMVDMLARAGRLEEAQEFIDRMPIQADTNVWGALLHGCRMHWRFELGEVVVRRMMTLLPNRPDYYVLMSNLYASEGRWDEALKVRKLMEEMGLVKQPGCSSFGIENQFNTTVMKGSHV, from the coding sequence ATGAGATTACTCCGCGGTCTCAAGGCTAACGCATCACTCCAAAACCCTTCCTCCTCCCATCTCTCCAAAACCCTGCCTCCAATCTTTCGTACTAAACCCTTAAACCCATCAAGCCAAGAAGCAGGATCTTCCCTTTCTCTCACCCAACAACTCCATTTATATCTTCCCCTCCAATCTATCTCGCCAAATCCATTTCTTTCCCTGTTGTCTTCCTGCACTGACACCCTTACCCTCAGTAAAATCCACGGCTTCATCCTCGTCCATGGACTCAACAATCATCTCCCATGCCAAACCAAATTATTCAGCTGTTATGCATCCTTGGCAGATCTCGAGTCCGCCCGCAAGGTGTTTGACAGAATTCCAGACCCAGATCTTTATTCCTGGAAAGTATTGTTTAGAGGCTTCATCTTGAATGAGCAATACAGAGAAGCTATTTGGTATTATTCACAAATGAGATGTCGGTTTTGCGGgcatgataatatcatcttctccCGTGTCCTGAAGGCCTGCATTGAATTGCTCGATCTTGATGAAGGAAAGAAGCTGCATGGCCACATCATCAAAGTCGGGGATCCAGACTGTTTTGTGCTCAACAATCTCATTGACATGTATGCAAAATGCGGTGATATGGATTCTTCTAGAAGACTGTTTGATGGAACTCAGGATAGAAATGCGATTTCTTGGGCTACTGTGATATCAGGATATGCTCACAATGACTGTGGCGCTGAAGCATTAAGATTCTTCAATCACATGCAACGATCTAATAATGAACTTGATGAGTACACAGTGGTGAGCTTATTGACTTCATGTTCAGTGATAGGTGCTTTACATCAAGGAAAATGGGTGCATGGTTGTGCAATAAAGCTCGGAATGTGTACAAACCCCTTTGTAGGTAGTGCGCTAGTAGACATGTATGCCAAGCGTGGGGACATTACAGATGCCCGTTATGTGTTTGATGAGTTTAAGAATATGGATGCCATCTCATGGACTGCAATGATTGTTGGGTACACACAAAGAAACTATCCTCAAGATGCATTGAAGCTATTTTCTGATAAAAAATGGATGGTTCTAGTTCCTAACTCAGTGACCATATCCAGTATTCTATCTGCTGCTGCACAATTGAGGGACATGAAGTTGGGTAGTTCAATTCATTCACTAGGGTTGAAATTAGGAGTAGAAAAGTGCTTGGTGGTGATGAATGCCCTCATTGATATGTACGCAAAATGTTGTATGCTTTTTGAAGCTAATTCTATATTCAAAGGAGTCCATTGCAAGGATATTGTTACTTGGAATGCAATGGTTGCAGGGCACTCTCAGAATCATCAAGGTGTAGAAGCTTTATCTCTATTCAACACAATGAGGTCAGAGGGATGTTCACCAGATGCTGTTACGGTTGTCTGTGCTATCTCATCTTGTATCTCTTTGGGGGACTTCCTCCTCGGTAGTTGTTTCCATGCCTATTCCATCATGTTTGGGTTTCTTACAAATATTCATGTTGGTACTGCACTTCTCAATTTCTACAACAAGTATGGTGATGTGAAGTTGGCTAATAGAATCTTCCATGAGATGATAGAAAGGAATACTGTGACATGGTGTGCGATGTTGGGTGGATATGGAATGCAAGGTGATTATGCTGGCTCTGTTGATATTTTCAAGAAAATGTTGAAGGAAGACTTGCAACCCAACGATGCAACCTTCACTACCATTCTTTCACTTTGTAGCCACACTGGGATGGTTGATGCAGGACGAGAGTATTTCAATAGTATGTCTGAGCATTATAAGATAGCTCCCTCAATGAAGCACTATGCATGCATGGTTGACATGCTTGCTCGGGCTGGAAGATTAGAGGAAGCACAGGAATTCATAGATAGGATGCCAATACAAGCTGACACTAATGTCTGGGGAGCTTTGCTTCATGGTTGCAGAATGCATTGGAGGTTTGAACTCGGTGAAGTTGTAGTAAGGAGGATGATGACTTTGCTTCCAAATAGGCCAGATTACTATGTGCTCATGTCGAATTTGTATGCTTCAGAAGGGAGGTGGGATGAAGCCCTTAAAGTGAGGAAACTGATGGAGGAGATGGGTCTGGTGAAGCAACCAGGATGTAGCTCTTTCGGAATTGAGAACCAGTTCAATACTACTGTCATGAAGGGCTCACATGTATGA